From a region of the Arachis ipaensis cultivar K30076 chromosome B09, Araip1.1, whole genome shotgun sequence genome:
- the LOC107616091 gene encoding UPF0496 protein At3g49070 yields MKNKLIRRIKKLFSCSVCKPSSPNHEASVDVREEYANAFRTESYIEFWTRVLAYPKAQNSSSTSARLPSYRLFAEHLLDPDQPTVTWALNKVQSRPTIHALLSDYFAHTSNASLLCSHLLKDIDRVRVKYQSLKTILQCVANNQDHNTTTLSLIMAQLTEFSNSLNPFAQSSPSSCLVRAAQCQCSELSKRLESSRDKVRANLQMMARLKGGSACLLVAITASFMVIVITHGLVLLVATPSLIGTMDLVKVASESKLKKVMAQLDAAAKGTYIVNKDLETTGRLVARLNDELEYMRTTVKFWLERKEDKIQADGEVVRLLKQNQCNFSDQLDELEEHLYLCFMTINRARDLVLKKIMHSA; encoded by the exons ATGAAGAATAAATTGATTCGACGGATCAAAAAATTGTTTTCATGTTCTG TGTGTAAGCCAAGTTCTCCAAACCATGAAGCTTCTGTGGATGTGCGTGAGGAATATGCTAATGCATTCCGTACGGAATCATACATAGAGTTTTGGACACGTGTCCTTGCATATCCCAAAGCCCAAAACTCCTCTTCGACTTCGGCCCGTCTCCCCTCTTACCGTCTATTTGCCGAGCACCTCTTGGATCCTGATCAGCCCACTGTTACATGGGCCTTAAACAAAGTCCAAAGTAGGCCCACTATCCATGCTCTTTTGTCGGACTACTTTGCCCATACTTCCAACGCCTCCCTACTTTGCAGCCATTTATTGAAAGACATTGATCGTGTGCGGGTTAAGTATCAATCACTTAAGACCATTCTTCAATGTGTTGCAAATAATCAAGATCATAATACAACTACTTTATCATTAATAATGGCTCAATTAACCGAATTCTCCAACTCACTAAACCCGTTTGCCCAATCAAGCCCATCTTCGTGTTTGGTTCGGGCGGCCCAATGCCAATGCTCCGAATTGTCAAAACGGCTTGAGTCGAGCCGTGACAAAGTCAGAGCCAATCTGCAAATGATGGCTAGGCTAAAAGGCGGCTCCGCTTGTCTTCTGGTGGCTATAACGGCTTCATTCATGGTGATTGTTATTACTCATGGACTTGTTTTGCTTGTGGCTACACCTAGTTTGATAGGAACAATGGACTTGGTAAAAGTGGCTTCAGAAAGCAAGCTGAAGAAGGTCATGGCTCAACTTGATGCAGCCGCAAAAGGAACTTACATTGTGAACAAGGACTTGGAGACCACAGGTCGGCTTGTGGCTCGGCTCAATGATGAGCTGGAGTACATGAGGACAACAGTGAAGTTTTGGCTTGAGAGGAAAGAGGATAAAATTCAAGCTGATGGAGAAGTGGTACGCCTGCTAAAGCAGAACCAATGTAATTTTAGTGATCAATTGGATGAATTGGAGGAGCATTTGTATTTATGTTTCATGACCATTAATAGAGCTAGAGACCTTGTGCTGAAAAAGATCATGCATTCTGCTTGA